The following proteins come from a genomic window of Flavobacteriaceae bacterium MAR_2010_188:
- a CDS encoding electron transfer flavoprotein beta subunit: protein MKILVCISHVPDTTSKINFTDNNTKFDTSGVQFVINPNDEFGLTRAMWFKEKQGATVDVANVGGPETEPTLRKALAIGADSAIRVNTPATDGYAVAKQLANVVKDGGYDLVIAGRESIDYNGGMVPGMLASLVGANFVTNCIKLEVEGAKATAVREIDGGKETVSTSLPLVIGGQKGLVEESDLRIPNMRGIMMARKKPLNVVEPTSAETETESVRFEKPEAKGAITMIDADNMEELVNLLHNEAKVI, encoded by the coding sequence ATGAAGATTCTTGTGTGCATAAGTCATGTGCCTGATACAACCTCAAAAATCAATTTTACGGACAACAATACCAAGTTCGATACATCTGGGGTACAATTTGTAATCAATCCTAATGACGAATTTGGCCTTACTCGCGCCATGTGGTTTAAAGAGAAACAAGGAGCAACGGTAGATGTTGCCAATGTTGGTGGACCAGAAACTGAACCAACCTTAAGAAAAGCCTTGGCTATCGGTGCGGATTCTGCGATAAGAGTGAATACTCCAGCCACGGATGGCTACGCGGTTGCGAAACAATTGGCAAATGTGGTTAAGGATGGAGGTTACGATTTGGTAATTGCTGGTAGAGAATCGATTGATTATAACGGTGGAATGGTTCCTGGAATGCTAGCTTCTCTAGTTGGCGCAAATTTCGTTACCAACTGTATTAAATTAGAAGTTGAAGGCGCTAAAGCCACTGCAGTTAGAGAAATAGATGGTGGAAAAGAAACGGTTAGCACCTCCCTCCCACTTGTAATTGGTGGGCAAAAAGGATTGGTTGAAGAAAGTGATTTAAGGATTCCGAATATGCGAGGAATTATGATGGCTCGTAAAAAGCCTTTAAATGTTGTTGAACCGACCTCGGCAGAAACTGAAACAGAATCGGTAAGATTTGAGAAACCTGAAGCTAAGGGAGCAATTACCATGATCGATGCCGATAATATGGAAGAATTGGTTAATCTGCTTCATAATGAAGCCAAGGTTATCTAG
- a CDS encoding electron transfer flavoprotein alpha subunit apoprotein → MSVLVYTESENGEFKKVALEVASYAKAIAEQMGTSVTAITFNADDVSVLGNHGVDKVLKVNNSELAKFNANGYAEAIKQAAEKEDCKVVVVSSSADSKYLAPLLAVKLDAGYASNVVDVPSSTSPFTVKRTAFTNKAFNFTNIETDKKIVGLSKNSFGLKENSSAATAEDFSPSIPEMGVHVESVDKATNKVTIADADIVVSGGRGLKGPENWGMIEELAEVLGAATACSKPVSDLGWRPHSEHVGQTGKPVASNLYIAVGISGAIQHLAGINASKVKVVINNDPEAPFFKAADYGVVGDAFEIVPRLTEKLKEFKAKNA, encoded by the coding sequence ATGTCAGTTTTAGTATATACAGAATCAGAAAACGGTGAATTTAAAAAGGTTGCTCTCGAGGTCGCATCATACGCAAAAGCAATTGCAGAGCAGATGGGTACTTCGGTAACAGCAATCACATTTAATGCAGACGATGTCTCCGTACTCGGAAATCACGGAGTAGATAAAGTTCTTAAAGTAAATAATAGCGAATTGGCAAAATTCAACGCTAATGGCTATGCAGAAGCAATAAAACAAGCAGCAGAAAAGGAAGATTGTAAAGTCGTTGTGGTAAGCTCAAGTGCAGATAGTAAATATTTGGCGCCTTTATTGGCAGTTAAATTAGATGCAGGGTATGCTTCAAACGTGGTGGATGTTCCATCAAGCACTTCACCATTTACGGTAAAAAGAACAGCTTTTACCAATAAAGCTTTCAACTTTACCAACATCGAAACGGATAAGAAAATCGTTGGACTTTCAAAAAATTCATTCGGACTTAAAGAAAATTCATCAGCGGCGACTGCCGAAGATTTTTCACCTTCGATTCCAGAAATGGGCGTTCATGTAGAATCAGTAGATAAAGCAACCAATAAAGTAACTATTGCAGATGCAGACATAGTGGTTTCTGGTGGACGTGGACTAAAAGGTCCAGAAAACTGGGGAATGATTGAAGAGTTGGCTGAGGTTTTAGGTGCTGCAACGGCCTGCTCTAAACCAGTCTCAGATTTAGGATGGAGACCTCATAGCGAACACGTTGGACAGACTGGGAAGCCGGTAGCTTCTAACTTATATATCGCAGTTGGGATTTCTGGAGCAATTCAACACTTAGCCGGTATTAATGCGTCTAAGGTTAAGGTAGTGATTAACAATGACCCAGAGGCACCGTTTTTTAAAGCTGCCGATTACGGAGTGGTTGGTGATGCCTTCGAAATTGTACCGCGACTTACCGAAAAACTGAAGGAATTTAAAGCGAAAAACGCTTAA
- a CDS encoding concentrative nucleoside transporter, CNT family, which produces MRQLLIALTAIFFVSTSTLAQEIEQEWKINSIENANSPNLFEKNQSSGILDLQNGSFSTFTTDNDKSVATGDYIHQNNLLVFYFSTPNDTIRRYRISELTDSTLVFSEKNATYKFTKSLDLEDAMVAISNDDNQSTIIPSEGFSIGSLLRGILGMVVLLVLSFLLSSNRKAISWKTVGFGLIAQLVLAIGVLKVPFIQSIFEFVGKIFVKILEFTQAGSIFLLGDMMDVENFGFIFLFQVLPTIIFFSALTSLLFYLGVIQIVVKGLAYLMTRFLGISGAESLSVAGNIFLGQTEAPLMIKAYLEKMTRSEILLVMVGGMATVAGGVLAAYIGFLGGEDQALKIFYAKHLLTASVMAAPGAIVISKMLYPQQQAVNSEIEVTQENIGSNVLDAIANGTTEGLKLAANVGAMLLVFIAFIAMINFGFEKIGGLTGINSWIIAHTPYQKLSLEFVLGYIFAPVMWLIGVAKEDMALMGQLLGIKLAASEFVGYIQLAELKNASNVMHLKFEKSIIMATYMLCGFANFASIGIQIGGIGSLAPGQRKTLSEFGIKALIGGTVASLLSATIAGMIIG; this is translated from the coding sequence ATGCGTCAATTACTTATAGCTCTTACAGCTATTTTTTTTGTATCTACCTCAACTTTAGCCCAAGAAATAGAACAAGAATGGAAAATTAATTCCATCGAAAACGCAAATTCGCCAAACCTTTTTGAAAAAAATCAGTCAAGCGGAATATTAGATTTACAAAACGGAAGCTTTTCAACTTTCACCACAGATAATGATAAATCCGTTGCCACTGGCGATTATATTCACCAGAACAATCTGTTGGTTTTCTATTTTTCTACTCCCAACGATACAATCAGGCGCTATAGAATTTCGGAACTCACCGATTCTACCTTGGTATTTTCCGAAAAAAATGCAACCTATAAATTTACCAAATCATTAGACTTAGAAGACGCTATGGTGGCGATTTCTAATGATGATAATCAAAGTACCATCATCCCAAGTGAAGGATTTTCTATTGGGAGTCTCTTAAGAGGAATTCTTGGTATGGTAGTTTTATTGGTATTATCATTCCTATTAAGTTCTAATAGAAAAGCAATTAGTTGGAAAACCGTTGGTTTTGGCTTAATCGCACAACTTGTGCTAGCCATCGGGGTTTTAAAAGTTCCTTTTATACAGAGTATTTTCGAATTCGTAGGAAAGATTTTCGTTAAGATTTTAGAGTTTACCCAAGCCGGAAGCATCTTTCTTCTTGGCGATATGATGGATGTTGAAAACTTTGGTTTTATCTTTCTTTTCCAGGTTTTGCCCACCATTATATTCTTTTCAGCATTAACTTCTCTACTCTTCTATTTGGGCGTGATCCAAATTGTCGTAAAAGGATTAGCCTATCTAATGACCAGATTTCTTGGGATTTCAGGAGCCGAAAGTCTTAGTGTTGCAGGTAATATTTTCCTTGGACAGACTGAAGCCCCTTTAATGATAAAGGCCTATCTAGAAAAAATGACGCGTTCAGAAATTCTTTTGGTCATGGTCGGGGGAATGGCAACTGTTGCCGGCGGCGTATTAGCCGCATACATCGGATTTTTAGGCGGTGAAGATCAAGCTTTAAAAATCTTCTATGCCAAACATTTGCTTACCGCATCTGTAATGGCAGCGCCTGGAGCTATCGTGATTTCAAAAATGCTGTATCCACAACAGCAAGCCGTAAACTCCGAAATAGAGGTTACCCAAGAAAATATAGGCTCAAACGTCTTGGATGCTATTGCAAATGGAACTACCGAAGGGCTAAAATTGGCTGCAAATGTTGGCGCAATGCTACTGGTTTTTATTGCCTTTATCGCGATGATTAATTTTGGATTTGAAAAAATTGGCGGTCTAACAGGAATTAATTCCTGGATTATCGCACATACACCTTACCAAAAACTTTCTTTAGAATTTGTACTGGGGTATATTTTTGCTCCAGTAATGTGGTTAATTGGGGTCGCAAAAGAAGATATGGCACTTATGGGTCAGCTCTTAGGAATTAAACTTGCGGCCAGTGAGTTTGTGGGTTACATTCAACTTGCGGAATTAAAAAATGCCAGTAATGTAATGCACCTTAAATTTGAAAAATCAATCATCATGGCAACTTATATGCTCTGTGGATTTGCAAATTTTGCGTCGATAGGCATTCAGATCGGAGGCATAGGTTCTTTAGCTCCAGGACAAAGAAAAACCCTTTCAGAATTCGGAATTAAGGCACTGATTGGCGGTACGGTTGCTTCTCTTCTATCAGCTACCATTGCTGGTATGATAATCGGTTAA
- a CDS encoding thymidylate synthase has translation MKQYLDLVKHVLEEGNEKSDRTGTGTKSVFGYQMRFDLSEGFPMVTTKKLHLKSIIYELLWFLKGETNIAYLKENGVKIWDAWADENGDLGPVYGHQWRNWNSDEIDQIKEVIDVLKTNPDSRRMLVSAWNPSVLPDTSKSFSENVANGKAALPPCHAFFQFYVAQPDKTKGETKSKLSCQLYQRSADIFLGVPFNIASYALLTMMIAQVCGYEAGDFVHTFGDAHIYSNHFEQLELQLSRPPRTLPTMKLNPEIKNIFDFKFEDFELVDYNPHPHIKGMVAV, from the coding sequence ATGAAGCAATATTTAGATTTAGTTAAGCACGTTTTAGAGGAAGGAAACGAAAAGAGCGATCGCACCGGCACGGGAACGAAAAGTGTATTTGGGTATCAAATGCGCTTTGATTTAAGCGAAGGCTTTCCCATGGTTACCACGAAAAAACTTCATCTAAAGTCTATTATCTACGAACTTCTCTGGTTTCTTAAAGGCGAAACTAATATTGCTTACCTTAAAGAAAATGGCGTTAAGATTTGGGATGCATGGGCAGACGAAAATGGTGATTTAGGACCGGTTTATGGTCACCAATGGCGTAACTGGAACAGTGATGAAATAGACCAAATTAAAGAAGTAATCGACGTTTTAAAAACAAATCCAGATAGCAGAAGAATGCTGGTCAGCGCTTGGAATCCTTCAGTTTTACCGGATACTTCTAAATCATTCAGTGAAAATGTCGCCAATGGAAAAGCTGCACTCCCACCTTGCCATGCTTTCTTTCAATTTTATGTAGCACAACCAGATAAAACCAAAGGGGAGACAAAGTCGAAGCTTTCATGTCAATTATACCAGCGCAGTGCGGATATATTCTTGGGCGTTCCCTTCAATATTGCTTCCTACGCACTTCTAACGATGATGATTGCCCAGGTTTGCGGTTACGAGGCAGGAGATTTTGTACATACTTTTGGCGATGCCCATATCTACAGCAATCATTTTGAACAATTAGAATTGCAACTAAGCCGCCCTCCACGGACGTTACCAACCATGAAATTGAATCCGGAAATCAAGAATATCTTCGACTTTAAGTTTGAAGATTTTGAATTGGTAGATTATAATCCGCATCCTCATATTAAAGGAATGGTTGCCGTATAA
- a CDS encoding Carbohydrate-binding module 48 (Isoamylase N-terminal domain), which translates to MAITKQYLKSKSLCKVTFTVPAKEANEVAVVGNFNSWDTDANTLKKQKNGQFKGTISLEKDQSYEFRYVVDGTYVNDDQADAYAWSDYASAENSVIEL; encoded by the coding sequence ATGGCAATTACAAAACAATATTTAAAAAGCAAGTCTTTGTGCAAAGTTACTTTTACAGTACCAGCTAAAGAGGCAAATGAAGTAGCGGTTGTTGGTAACTTCAACTCTTGGGATACCGATGCCAATACCCTTAAGAAGCAAAAAAATGGTCAATTTAAAGGAACCATTAGCTTAGAGAAAGATCAGTCTTATGAATTCAGATATGTTGTTGATGGAACTTACGTCAATGATGACCAAGCAGATGCTTACGCATGGAGTGATTACGCTTCAGCAGAAAATTCTGTAATCGAATTATAA
- a CDS encoding dihydrofolate reductase codes for MFYFNFAPKEETMFGKKKPVPQIDKEQLALIKNAERRIKQKKRLYIHFVIFLIGAVFLIVANTGLGIGEDFEFLGIKQWFVYAISLWLFIFINHFINVFITHNFMGKDWEQQELDKLVAKQKARIEALQLKVEKENPLPQRVNQTQHITSSPAIHQKNLLTMIVAAGEDNAIGKDNKLIWHLKDDLQRFKKLTSGHHIIMGRITYESLKMPLPNRTHIVITRQQNYKVPEGVIVVDNLPAAIEAAKTDSQPFIIGGGEIYNQGMAIADRIEMTRVHSKFDGDTYFPEISPFKWKEVSRKYHTEDSSNEYPFSFITYDRIQ; via the coding sequence ATGTTTTATTTTAACTTTGCCCCCAAAGAAGAGACAATGTTCGGAAAAAAGAAACCAGTCCCCCAGATAGATAAAGAGCAACTTGCCCTTATAAAAAATGCCGAAAGAAGGATAAAGCAAAAAAAACGGTTATATATACATTTTGTAATTTTTCTAATCGGCGCGGTCTTCTTGATCGTCGCTAACACAGGTTTAGGGATCGGAGAAGATTTTGAATTTCTTGGCATCAAACAATGGTTTGTTTATGCCATCTCCCTCTGGCTCTTCATATTTATTAACCATTTTATAAATGTCTTCATCACCCATAATTTTATGGGAAAAGATTGGGAACAACAAGAACTCGACAAACTGGTCGCAAAACAAAAAGCAAGAATTGAAGCTCTTCAGCTAAAAGTGGAAAAAGAAAATCCTTTACCACAGAGAGTAAATCAAACTCAACATATAACCAGCAGTCCGGCAATTCACCAAAAAAATCTACTGACCATGATTGTGGCGGCTGGAGAAGATAATGCCATCGGCAAGGACAATAAATTAATTTGGCATTTAAAGGATGACTTACAACGTTTTAAAAAGTTGACCTCTGGCCACCATATCATTATGGGTAGGATTACTTATGAAAGTCTTAAAATGCCGCTTCCAAATAGAACCCATATCGTAATTACGAGACAACAGAATTATAAAGTTCCTGAGGGTGTTATTGTAGTGGACAATCTTCCAGCCGCGATAGAAGCCGCTAAAACCGATAGTCAGCCTTTTATTATTGGTGGCGGCGAAATTTATAATCAAGGAATGGCAATTGCAGATAGGATTGAGATGACCAGAGTTCATTCAAAATTTGATGGCGATACCTATTTCCCTGAAATAAGTCCATTTAAGTGGAAGGAAGTAAGCAGAAAATATCACACCGAAGATTCTAGCAACGAGTATCCTTTTAGCTTTATTACTTACGATAGGATTCAATAA
- a CDS encoding maltose O-acetyltransferase codes for MTEKDKMLKGLMYNPLDQVLSKERYEARLLFQKINSLDENSVKERKSLFDRLLGKTSKFWIEPPFYCDYGYNISLGEKVFMNFNCCILDVAAVKIGSNTMIGPYVQIYTATHPLEVEARISGLEYAKPINIGKNVWIGGNATICPGVTIGDGTVIGAGAVVTKDVEPNTFVGGSPARFIKDIDNS; via the coding sequence ATGACCGAGAAGGATAAAATGCTAAAAGGATTAATGTATAATCCTCTTGATCAAGTTCTGAGCAAAGAACGTTACGAAGCCCGACTTTTATTTCAAAAAATCAATTCTTTAGATGAAAATTCGGTAAAAGAGCGCAAAAGTTTATTCGACCGATTGCTCGGCAAAACTTCCAAATTTTGGATAGAACCACCATTCTATTGCGATTATGGCTATAACATTAGTTTGGGCGAAAAAGTTTTTATGAATTTTAATTGCTGCATTCTTGATGTTGCAGCGGTTAAAATTGGTTCTAATACCATGATTGGGCCATATGTCCAAATTTATACTGCCACCCATCCTTTAGAAGTCGAAGCAAGAATTTCTGGTCTTGAATATGCAAAGCCAATTAATATTGGTAAAAATGTTTGGATAGGAGGCAATGCAACTATTTGCCCGGGCGTTACCATTGGCGATGGAACGGTAATCGGAGCCGGAGCCGTGGTCACTAAAGATGTTGAACCAAACACATTTGTAGGCGGAAGTCCCGCTAGATTTATCAAGGATATTGATAACTCTTAA
- a CDS encoding [acyl-carrier-protein] S-malonyltransferase, whose amino-acid sequence MTAYIFPGQGAQFTGMGKDLYEASSIAKSLFDKANELLGFKLTDIMFEGSAEDLKETKVTQPAIFLHSVALAKSLGDNFKPDMVAGHSLGEFSALVANGSLSFEDGLLLVSQRALAMQKACEIQQSTMAAVLGLDDDIVEKVCASIEGIVVAANFNCPGQLVISGEVEAVNEACIELTAKGARRALLLPVGGAFHSPMMEPAREELASAIENTQFNNPLCPIYQNVTASKVTDSSEIKKNLISQLTAPVRWTQSVEQMIADGATNFIEVGPGKVLQGLVKKINREMETSSATI is encoded by the coding sequence ATGACAGCCTATATATTCCCCGGTCAAGGAGCCCAATTTACAGGCATGGGTAAAGACCTTTATGAAGCATCTTCTATAGCAAAATCCCTTTTTGATAAAGCCAATGAACTTTTAGGTTTTAAGCTTACGGATATAATGTTCGAAGGTTCGGCGGAGGATTTAAAGGAGACCAAAGTCACTCAGCCCGCAATTTTTCTTCATTCGGTTGCCTTGGCAAAATCTCTTGGTGACAATTTTAAGCCAGATATGGTTGCAGGTCATTCTTTAGGAGAATTTTCGGCTTTGGTAGCTAATGGTTCCTTAAGTTTTGAAGATGGCCTTTTACTAGTTTCACAACGGGCATTAGCTATGCAAAAGGCTTGTGAAATACAACAAAGTACAATGGCGGCGGTTTTAGGCCTGGACGATGACATTGTAGAGAAGGTATGTGCTAGCATCGAAGGAATCGTAGTTGCGGCGAACTTTAATTGCCCTGGTCAGTTGGTTATTTCCGGTGAAGTTGAAGCTGTTAATGAGGCATGCATAGAACTCACGGCTAAAGGCGCAAGACGAGCCTTGTTGTTGCCAGTTGGTGGCGCATTTCACTCACCGATGATGGAGCCGGCCAGAGAAGAGCTTGCTTCGGCGATTGAAAACACCCAATTCAATAATCCACTTTGCCCCATTTATCAAAATGTTACTGCCAGTAAAGTAACCGATAGTTCAGAAATAAAGAAAAATCTAATTTCACAATTAACTGCTCCAGTGCGTTGGACTCAATCTGTTGAGCAAATGATTGCTGATGGAGCCACTAATTTTATTGAAGTTGGCCCTGGGAAGGTTCTACAAGGATTGGTGAAGAAAATAAATCGAGAGATGGAAACATCTTCTGCCACGATTTAA
- a CDS encoding signal peptidase II, with product MNRTLFIVIIIFLNIVFDQISKVIVRSEIAYREVIEVISDKFILTNVENTGAFLGMGSDLGPTVKLIFLLILPVIVLSYVLYHVIKNTSLDQLSLIAFCCIIGGGISNVFDRIAFGSVTDFLHIDLGGAIRTGIFNIADMSVTFGMIVLLYASFKNNKHRKAENETVVTEVE from the coding sequence ATGAACCGCACACTTTTTATTGTAATTATAATTTTCTTAAACATCGTTTTCGACCAGATTTCGAAAGTAATCGTAAGGTCAGAAATCGCCTATCGCGAGGTTATTGAAGTAATCAGTGATAAGTTTATTTTGACAAATGTCGAAAATACTGGTGCTTTTCTAGGAATGGGAAGTGATTTAGGACCAACCGTTAAGCTTATTTTTCTGCTTATACTGCCGGTAATAGTTCTTTCTTATGTTCTTTACCACGTCATTAAAAACACAAGTCTAGACCAATTGAGCCTAATTGCTTTTTGCTGTATTATAGGCGGGGGGATTTCCAATGTATTCGACAGAATCGCATTTGGCTCGGTGACAGATTTCCTTCATATTGATTTAGGAGGTGCCATTAGAACCGGAATATTCAATATTGCAGATATGTCCGTCACTTTTGGAATGATTGTTCTGTTATATGCTAGCTTCAAGAATAATAAGCATAGAAAAGCAGAAAATGAAACGGTAGTAACCGAAGTAGAATAA
- a CDS encoding UDP-glucose 4-epimerase, giving the protein MKILVTGGLGFIGSHTVVELQEQGFEVVVIDDLSNSSTDVLDGIKAITGKAPEFDELDLRDKNKVLSFFEKHHDIVGVIHFAASKAVGESVDKPLLYYENNLNTLIYILQSVLKLKDQNFIFSSSCTVYGQADSMPITEDAPIKMAESPYGNTKQIGEEIIRDSCKVYDSLNAIALRYFNPIGAHSSIEIGELPLGVPQNLVPFLTQTVAGLREQLSVFGNDYPTPDGTCIRDYIHVVDLAKAHVVAIKRLIDGKMESNFEVFNIGTGIGSSVLEVINSFEKSTGEKVNFKFAPRRPGDVVEAYADTSKSNDILGWKSVYSLDDAMESSWKWEKKIRNISK; this is encoded by the coding sequence ATGAAAATATTAGTTACCGGTGGCCTTGGTTTTATAGGGTCACACACTGTGGTAGAACTGCAAGAACAAGGTTTTGAGGTTGTAGTGATCGATGATCTTTCTAATTCTTCAACAGATGTTTTAGATGGTATAAAAGCAATAACCGGTAAAGCCCCAGAATTTGACGAGCTAGACCTTCGTGACAAAAATAAGGTTCTTTCATTTTTTGAAAAACACCACGATATTGTTGGGGTTATCCATTTTGCAGCAAGTAAGGCAGTAGGCGAAAGTGTTGATAAACCTTTGCTTTATTATGAAAACAATTTAAATACCTTAATTTATATTTTACAATCTGTACTTAAGTTGAAGGACCAAAACTTCATATTTAGTTCGTCCTGCACGGTTTATGGCCAAGCCGATTCCATGCCGATCACCGAGGATGCACCAATAAAAATGGCAGAATCGCCTTATGGAAATACCAAACAGATAGGAGAGGAGATCATTAGGGATAGCTGTAAAGTTTATGATTCGCTAAACGCCATTGCGCTTAGATATTTTAACCCAATTGGCGCACATTCTTCAATTGAAATTGGCGAACTTCCATTAGGTGTGCCTCAGAATTTAGTTCCATTTTTAACTCAGACGGTTGCAGGATTAAGAGAGCAGCTTTCGGTATTCGGTAATGATTATCCAACACCAGACGGAACGTGTATTCGCGATTATATACATGTAGTTGATTTGGCAAAAGCCCATGTGGTTGCCATAAAACGCCTTATCGATGGCAAGATGGAAAGTAATTTTGAAGTCTTTAATATTGGTACTGGCATTGGTAGTTCTGTTCTTGAGGTCATAAATTCCTTTGAAAAATCCACCGGAGAAAAGGTGAATTTTAAATTCGCGCCAAGAAGACCTGGAGATGTGGTTGAAGCTTACGCAGATACTTCAAAATCTAATGATATATTAGGCTGGAAATCGGTTTACAGTCTCGATGATGCTATGGAATCTTCCTGGAAATGGGAGAAAAAAATCAGGAATATTTCAAAATAA
- a CDS encoding dTDP-4-amino-4,6-dideoxygalactose transaminase has translation MKKIQMVDLKGQYAKIKDDVDSSLAEVLDSTAFINGPKVQQFQKNLEEYLDVKHVIPCANGTDALQIALMGLGLQQGDEVITSDFTFAATAEVIALLKLTPVLVDVDEDSFNINIEAIKNAITPRTKAIIPVHLFGLAANMEEIMNLANKHNIFVVEDNAQAIGSNYKFSDGKVAKTGTIGHVGTTSFFPSKNLGCYGDGGAIFTNDDKLAHTLRGIVNHGMYERYHHDVVGVNSRLDSMQAAILDIKLGNLNDYNDARREAARKYTSALKDHEKVIVPSGKDSCQGICDTCDCHVFHQYTLRIINSNRDKLVKHLNENDIPCGVYYPIPLHSQKAYKDSRYVETDFVVTNQLVKEVVSLPMHTELEDDQIDYITKTITDYLNSN, from the coding sequence ATGAAAAAAATTCAGATGGTGGACCTAAAGGGTCAATACGCCAAAATAAAGGATGATGTTGATTCTTCATTGGCCGAGGTATTAGACTCTACGGCATTTATCAACGGTCCAAAAGTTCAGCAATTTCAAAAGAATTTAGAGGAATATCTAGATGTAAAGCATGTGATTCCTTGTGCAAATGGTACCGATGCTCTTCAAATTGCATTGATGGGCTTAGGTCTGCAACAAGGCGATGAGGTTATAACTTCAGATTTCACATTTGCGGCAACGGCAGAAGTTATTGCATTATTAAAGTTGACTCCCGTTTTGGTTGATGTAGATGAGGATTCCTTCAACATTAATATTGAAGCCATCAAGAATGCGATTACGCCAAGGACAAAGGCAATAATTCCGGTTCATTTATTTGGTCTTGCTGCTAATATGGAAGAGATTATGAATCTCGCCAACAAGCACAACATTTTTGTAGTTGAAGACAATGCACAAGCCATTGGTTCTAATTATAAATTCAGTGATGGTAAAGTCGCCAAAACTGGAACGATTGGCCACGTAGGCACAACTTCTTTTTTCCCATCTAAAAATCTTGGGTGTTACGGTGATGGTGGAGCAATTTTTACAAATGATGACAAACTTGCACATACCTTGAGAGGTATTGTAAACCACGGAATGTATGAGCGCTATCATCACGATGTCGTGGGTGTAAATTCACGATTAGATTCGATGCAAGCTGCAATCTTGGACATTAAATTAGGAAACTTAAACGATTATAATGATGCACGTCGGGAAGCTGCGAGAAAATATACTTCTGCTTTAAAAGACCATGAGAAAGTCATTGTCCCAAGTGGAAAGGATAGTTGCCAAGGAATTTGTGACACTTGCGATTGCCACGTTTTTCATCAATACACCTTGAGAATAATAAATTCTAATCGAGATAAATTGGTTAAACATCTCAATGAAAATGATATCCCATGCGGTGTTTACTACCCAATTCCACTACACAGTCAAAAAGCATATAAGGATTCAAGATATGTGGAGACCGATTTTGTGGTCACCAATCAATTGGTAAAGGAAGTTGTTTCATTGCCGATGCATACAGAATTAGAGGATGATCAAATAGATTATATCACAAAAACCATTACAGATTATTTAAATAGCAATTAG